The proteins below come from a single Stenotrophomonas lactitubi genomic window:
- a CDS encoding PQQ-dependent sugar dehydrogenase has product MTRTPLLLALGLLPILATTACNAAGPDATGQKAPATAATANDQRPFTATEVSRFDQPWAMTFLPDGSLLVTEKRGKLQHLDLASGKKHEITGIPKVAYGGQGGFGDVILHPDFARNHVVYVSYAEEGTLDTRGAAVARATLALDASGGGQLKDLKVIWRQTPKVSGEGHYGHRLAFGPDGKLWISSSERQKFDPAQDMSGNLGKIIRLNDDGSLPADNPFASQGGVAAQVWSLGHRNVLGIAFDANGKLWAQEMGPAGGDELNLIVRGANYGYPIVSNGDHYDGRPIPDHDTRPEFAAPKVTWNPVISPAGLMFYSGNLFPQWKGSAFIGGLSSTSLVRVAFDGDNAREAERFNMGERIREVEQGPDGALWLLEDGSKARLLKLTPKA; this is encoded by the coding sequence ATGACCCGCACGCCCCTGCTGCTCGCACTCGGCCTGCTGCCGATCCTCGCCACCACCGCCTGCAATGCCGCCGGTCCTGATGCGACAGGTCAGAAGGCACCGGCAACCGCCGCGACCGCCAACGACCAACGCCCCTTCACCGCCACCGAGGTCAGCCGTTTCGACCAGCCATGGGCGATGACCTTCCTGCCCGATGGCAGCCTGCTGGTGACCGAAAAGCGCGGCAAGCTGCAGCACTTGGACCTGGCCAGCGGCAAGAAACATGAGATCACCGGTATCCCCAAGGTCGCGTACGGCGGTCAGGGTGGTTTCGGTGATGTGATCCTGCATCCGGATTTCGCCCGCAACCATGTGGTCTACGTCAGCTATGCCGAAGAAGGCACGCTGGATACACGCGGCGCGGCCGTGGCCCGTGCCACCCTCGCCCTCGACGCCAGCGGCGGCGGCCAGCTGAAAGACCTGAAGGTGATCTGGCGGCAGACACCGAAGGTCAGTGGCGAAGGCCACTACGGCCATCGCCTGGCCTTTGGCCCGGACGGCAAGCTGTGGATCAGTTCCAGCGAACGGCAGAAGTTCGACCCGGCGCAGGACATGAGCGGCAACCTGGGCAAGATCATCCGCCTCAACGACGACGGCAGCTTGCCGGCCGACAATCCGTTCGCCTCGCAGGGTGGCGTAGCCGCGCAGGTATGGTCGCTGGGCCACCGCAATGTGCTGGGCATCGCCTTCGATGCCAACGGCAAGTTGTGGGCACAGGAAATGGGGCCGGCCGGCGGCGATGAGCTGAACCTGATCGTGCGCGGTGCCAACTACGGCTACCCGATCGTGTCCAACGGCGACCACTACGATGGCCGCCCGATTCCCGACCACGACACCCGCCCGGAATTCGCTGCTCCGAAGGTGACCTGGAACCCGGTGATTTCGCCGGCCGGCCTGATGTTCTACAGCGGCAACCTGTTCCCGCAGTGGAAGGGCAGCGCCTTCATCGGCGGCCTGTCATCCACTTCGCTGGTGCGCGTTGCCTTCGACGGCGACAACGCACGCGAAGCCGAGCGCTTCAACATGGGCGAGCGCATCCGTGAAGTGGAACAGGGCCCGGATGGCGCGCTGTGGCTGCTGGAAGACGGCAGCAAGGCGCGGCTGCTGAAGCTCACGCCGAAGGCCTGA
- the yiaA gene encoding inner membrane protein YiaA, with protein MNAPLIHRPSPAFIAASWVALLLGAVAYLVGLFNAEMPLNEKGYYLTLLLFGLFAAVSLQKSVRDRVESIPVSGLYYALCWFALLSALLLLLVGLWNATLVLSEKGFYGMAFALSLFGAVAVQKNTRDLIAANAAEPKRASPIPPLPEQD; from the coding sequence ATGAACGCACCCCTCATCCATCGACCCTCGCCCGCCTTCATCGCCGCCTCGTGGGTGGCCCTGCTGCTGGGCGCGGTGGCCTACCTGGTAGGCCTGTTCAATGCCGAAATGCCGCTGAACGAAAAGGGCTATTACCTGACCCTGCTGCTGTTCGGCCTGTTCGCGGCGGTATCGCTGCAGAAGAGTGTGCGCGACCGCGTCGAGAGCATTCCGGTGAGCGGCCTGTACTACGCACTGTGCTGGTTCGCGCTGCTGTCGGCACTGTTGCTGCTGCTGGTCGGTCTGTGGAACGCCACCCTGGTGCTGAGCGAAAAGGGTTTCTATGGCATGGCATTCGCGCTGTCGCTGTTTGGCGCGGTGGCGGTGCAGAAGAACACCCGCGACCTGATTGCCGCCAATGCCGCTGAGCCCAAGCGCGCCTCGCCGATTCCGCCGCTGCCGGAACAGGACTGA
- a CDS encoding APC family permease yields the protein MSAADEPQLQRAVSRWQIVGLSINDVVGSGIYLLPAATVALLGPFSLWGVVAAGIVVALLVLCYAQAASYFDEPGGSYLYAREAFGRFAGFEIGWMIWLTRISSAAALSNALADAVARFWPWAGAGMGRIAIIVVSLAFLTGVNIIGVRSAARTGIVLVIGKMLPLLLFVAIGAFYIDPQLAFSGQRPDPHDLQRMGEAALLLLYAYAGFENIPAAAGEYRNPRRDIPFALITMIVTVTVIYAAVQIVAQGTLPGLAASATPLADAASSFGGEALALILTVGATISILGTNSNTMMMGPRFLFALARDGYGPKVLAQVHPRFRTPAAAIFCQGLIALGLALSGSFVQLALLSMTTRLFAYIGTAAAVLVLAKRYADRPGALKLPGGPLIPVLALLLCVALFASASWQNIAAALVAFAVGAVIYKLPRKDASAD from the coding sequence TTGAGCGCCGCCGACGAACCCCAACTGCAACGCGCGGTCAGCCGCTGGCAGATCGTCGGCCTGTCGATCAACGATGTGGTCGGCAGCGGCATCTACCTGCTGCCGGCGGCCACGGTCGCCCTGCTCGGCCCCTTCAGCCTGTGGGGCGTGGTGGCCGCCGGTATCGTCGTCGCCCTGCTGGTGCTCTGCTACGCACAGGCAGCCAGCTATTTCGATGAACCCGGTGGCAGTTATCTGTACGCGCGCGAAGCCTTCGGCCGCTTTGCCGGCTTCGAGATCGGCTGGATGATCTGGCTGACCCGCATCAGCTCTGCCGCAGCGCTCAGCAATGCGCTGGCCGACGCCGTGGCGCGGTTCTGGCCATGGGCAGGCGCCGGCATGGGCCGCATCGCGATCATCGTGGTCTCGCTCGCTTTCCTGACCGGGGTGAACATCATCGGCGTGCGTTCGGCCGCCCGTACCGGCATCGTGCTGGTGATCGGCAAGATGCTGCCGCTGCTGCTGTTCGTGGCCATCGGCGCGTTCTACATCGACCCGCAGCTCGCTTTCTCCGGCCAGCGCCCGGACCCGCACGACCTGCAGCGCATGGGCGAGGCAGCGCTGTTGCTGTTGTATGCCTATGCCGGGTTCGAGAACATCCCGGCCGCGGCCGGCGAATACCGCAACCCACGCCGCGACATTCCGTTCGCACTGATCACCATGATCGTCACCGTCACCGTGATCTATGCGGCGGTGCAGATCGTGGCGCAAGGTACGCTGCCCGGCCTGGCCGCGTCAGCCACGCCGCTGGCCGATGCCGCCTCCAGCTTCGGTGGCGAGGCGCTGGCGCTGATCCTCACCGTGGGCGCGACCATCTCCATCCTCGGCACCAACAGCAACACGATGATGATGGGCCCGCGCTTCCTGTTCGCCCTGGCCCGCGATGGCTACGGCCCGAAAGTGCTGGCGCAGGTGCACCCACGCTTCCGTACCCCGGCCGCAGCGATCTTCTGCCAGGGCCTGATCGCCCTCGGCCTGGCGCTGTCCGGCTCGTTCGTGCAGCTGGCGCTGTTGTCGATGACCACGCGCCTGTTCGCCTACATCGGTACCGCGGCAGCGGTGCTGGTATTGGCCAAGCGCTATGCGGACCGCCCCGGTGCGTTGAAGCTGCCCGGTGGCCCGTTGATTCCGGTGCTGGCCCTGCTGCTGTGCGTGGCCCTGTTCGCCAGTGCCAGCTGGCAGAACATCGCCGCGGCGCTGGTCGCCTTCGCTGTTGGCGCGGTCATCTACAAGCTGCCGCGCAAGGACGCCAGCGCCGATTGA
- a CDS encoding L,D-transpeptidase family protein, with the protein MNLLLARFASAALLLVAAVTVHAAPLDDARQLIVVTSDTWDSTQGQLQAFVRDGKHWRKHGQSFPVALGRTGSAWGLGLHPAQADGPQKQEGDGRSPAGVFALGSAFGYAVTRPGTAMIYQPMFESSYCMDVPASPFYNRIVDAKKVGSAAITGSTEPMRLDLHNKGDVRYQEGFVIAHNPDNQPGKGSCIFAHLWRQPGEATAGCTAMPQARMQALLDWLRPQDTPRFVLLPRAEYQRLQAQWKLPALEGAAR; encoded by the coding sequence ATGAATCTGCTGCTGGCCCGCTTTGCATCCGCCGCGCTGCTGCTCGTAGCGGCCGTCACTGTCCATGCTGCTCCGCTGGACGACGCTCGCCAATTGATCGTCGTCACCAGCGATACCTGGGACAGTACGCAGGGCCAGCTGCAGGCCTTCGTGCGCGACGGCAAGCACTGGCGCAAGCACGGCCAGTCGTTCCCGGTGGCGCTGGGTCGCACCGGCAGTGCCTGGGGCCTGGGCCTGCATCCTGCCCAGGCCGATGGCCCGCAGAAACAGGAAGGCGACGGTCGCAGTCCGGCCGGCGTGTTCGCGCTGGGCAGCGCGTTCGGTTATGCCGTCACCCGGCCCGGAACGGCGATGATTTACCAGCCAATGTTCGAGAGCAGCTACTGCATGGACGTACCGGCGTCGCCGTTCTACAACCGCATCGTCGATGCAAAGAAGGTCGGCAGTGCCGCCATCACCGGCTCCACCGAACCGATGCGGCTGGACCTGCACAACAAGGGCGACGTGCGTTACCAGGAAGGCTTCGTGATCGCGCACAACCCGGACAACCAGCCCGGCAAGGGCAGCTGCATCTTCGCTCATCTGTGGCGCCAGCCCGGCGAGGCCACCGCTGGCTGTACCGCGATGCCACAGGCGCGCATGCAGGCATTGCTGGACTGGCTGCGCCCGCAGGACACGCCGCGTTTCGTGCTGCTGCCGCGGGCTGAATACCAGCGCCTGCAGGCGCAGTGGAAACTGCCCGCGCTTGAAGGAGCCGCACGTTGA
- a CDS encoding MurR/RpiR family transcriptional regulator: MPPLLKIRTERGQMSAIERRIADFILDNAHLLRDYSSQQLASALGISQSSVVKFSQKLGFKGYPDLKYSIGEDVARAGADPQQAPAAPDISDDYLRLGDALRRSKAQAEEETRQANPREEIERIVQLLDGAPKLFVHGLGDDGLYAREFAMRLSLLGLLVVPHTDPILMLANLSAARPGDVLLMFSEFGNLPQLSQLSRQFQDMGGKVVSITRHTANPLRAHADAALVVCAHDRAPQVAQLLYRSAMHALLDFLFVLLCHANPDRQQQLAVNLERIDHLLDS, encoded by the coding sequence ATGCCGCCCCTGCTGAAAATCCGCACCGAGCGCGGGCAGATGTCGGCCATCGAACGCCGCATCGCCGACTTCATCCTCGACAACGCGCACCTGCTGCGCGATTACTCTTCGCAGCAGCTGGCCAGTGCCCTGGGCATCAGCCAGTCCAGCGTGGTCAAGTTCAGCCAGAAGCTCGGCTTCAAGGGCTACCCGGACCTGAAGTACTCCATCGGCGAGGACGTCGCCCGCGCCGGTGCCGACCCGCAGCAGGCACCGGCCGCACCGGACATCAGCGATGACTACCTGCGCCTGGGCGATGCCCTGCGCCGCAGCAAGGCGCAGGCCGAGGAAGAAACCCGCCAGGCCAACCCGCGCGAGGAGATCGAACGCATCGTGCAGCTGCTCGACGGCGCGCCGAAGCTGTTCGTCCACGGCCTCGGTGACGACGGCCTGTACGCACGCGAATTCGCCATGCGGCTGTCTTTGCTCGGCCTGCTGGTGGTGCCGCATACCGATCCGATCCTGATGCTGGCCAACCTGTCGGCGGCGCGTCCGGGTGATGTGCTGTTGATGTTTTCCGAGTTCGGCAACCTGCCACAGCTGTCACAGCTCTCGCGCCAGTTCCAGGACATGGGCGGCAAGGTGGTGTCGATCACCCGCCACACCGCCAACCCGCTGCGCGCGCATGCCGATGCGGCGCTGGTGGTGTGCGCCCACGACCGCGCGCCGCAGGTGGCGCAGCTGCTGTACCGTAGCGCCATGCACGCCCTGCTCGATTTCCTGTTCGTGCTGCTCTGCCACGCCAATCCGGATCGCCAGCAGCAGCTGGCGGTGAACCTGGAACGGATCGATCACCTGCTGGATTCCTGA
- a CDS encoding dipeptide epimerase — MKITAIELGMLRVPLKTPFKTALRTVETVEDVVVLIRTDTGHTGYGEAPATAVITGDTHGSIIEAIRHFIAPRLIGQEVVNLNRLCTLVQTAMERNTSAKAAVEIALYDLWAQLHGAPLYQMLGGGDPVITTDITISVDYIDKMVADSLSAIERGFESLKIKVGKDIGVDIERVKAIHAAVEGRALLRLDANQGWTAKQAVHAMRTLEEAGVVLELLEQPVKAADISGLKYVTDRVNTPVMADESVFSPSQVMDLIQQRAADIINIKLMKTGGLSNAIRIADIAGIYGVPCMIGCMIESSISVSAAVHLAVAKSDVITKVDLDGPSLGQFDPVSGGVRFNESEISISDVPGLGITEVRGLEMLG, encoded by the coding sequence ATGAAGATCACTGCCATCGAACTGGGCATGCTGCGCGTGCCGCTGAAAACACCGTTCAAGACCGCGTTGCGTACCGTGGAGACCGTGGAAGACGTGGTGGTGCTGATCCGCACCGACACTGGCCACACCGGCTACGGCGAGGCGCCGGCCACCGCGGTGATCACCGGTGACACGCACGGCTCGATCATCGAAGCGATCCGCCACTTCATCGCCCCGCGCCTGATCGGCCAGGAGGTGGTCAACCTCAACCGCCTGTGCACGCTGGTGCAGACCGCGATGGAGCGCAACACCAGCGCCAAGGCGGCGGTGGAAATCGCGCTCTACGATCTGTGGGCGCAGCTGCATGGCGCGCCGCTGTACCAGATGCTGGGTGGCGGCGACCCGGTGATCACCACCGACATCACCATCAGCGTGGACTACATCGACAAGATGGTGGCCGATTCGCTGTCGGCGATCGAACGCGGCTTCGAGTCGCTGAAGATCAAGGTCGGCAAGGACATCGGCGTGGACATTGAGCGGGTCAAGGCAATCCATGCCGCCGTTGAAGGCCGTGCACTGCTGCGCCTGGACGCCAACCAGGGCTGGACCGCCAAGCAGGCCGTGCATGCGATGCGTACGCTGGAAGAAGCCGGCGTGGTGCTGGAGCTGCTGGAGCAACCGGTCAAGGCCGCCGACATCAGTGGCCTGAAGTACGTGACCGACCGGGTCAACACCCCGGTGATGGCCGACGAGAGCGTGTTCAGCCCCAGCCAGGTCATGGACCTGATCCAGCAGCGCGCCGCCGACATCATCAACATCAAGCTGATGAAGACCGGCGGCCTGTCCAACGCGATCCGCATTGCCGACATCGCCGGCATCTACGGCGTGCCGTGCATGATCGGCTGCATGATCGAGTCGAGCATCAGCGTGTCCGCGGCAGTACATCTGGCGGTAGCCAAGAGCGATGTGATCACCAAGGTCGACCTGGATGGCCCATCGCTGGGGCAGTTCGATCCGGTCAGCGGCGGCGTGCGTTTCAACGAGTCGGAAATCAGCATCAGCGATGTGCCGGGGCTGGGCATCACCGAAGTGCGGGGGCTGGAGATGCTGGGTTGA
- a CDS encoding SH3 domain-containing protein: MILASREPRRHWPRRLTLALALGLLAVPAFTQAATPAPDPGAPLPYVIGLHEAYLTPDYWAARLDNADAPILDRAQINAQNARMRTQDNHIQDIATLPAQLSATQVRDSIGALSSWPKRALYDEKGQAIAPGLRTAIEANLGLDAVPAQVAPSYGLVVKRAALRTFPTRQRVFSTVGDTDIDRFQESALFPGDKVAVVHRSADDRWLFVHSERYSAWIEADAVASGDKATVLGYGAKGPYRIVTGATAHTAYTPEEPRVSRLQLDMGVRLPVLADWPAAEPVNGQQAHASWVVQLPVREADGRLRLVPALLPRSQDTAADYLPLTPRLLLQQSFKFLGERYGWGHDYDTRDCSGFVSEIYRSFGVLLPRNTSAQAISPALDRLPFTSKDSKAVRDRAVTDLQVGDLVYIPGHVMMAIGHIDGRTWVIHDTAGGSWFGADGKRVQAHLNGVSVTPLEPMMASDSVRYIDRITNIQRLRAKNP; encoded by the coding sequence ATGATCCTGGCTTCCCGCGAACCGCGTCGGCACTGGCCGCGCAGGTTGACCCTGGCGCTGGCCCTGGGCCTGCTGGCGGTACCGGCCTTTACTCAGGCAGCCACGCCTGCACCCGACCCCGGCGCACCGCTGCCGTACGTGATCGGCCTGCATGAGGCCTACCTCACCCCGGATTACTGGGCCGCACGGCTGGACAACGCCGACGCACCGATCCTGGATCGCGCGCAGATCAATGCGCAGAACGCGCGGATGCGCACCCAGGACAACCACATCCAGGACATCGCCACGCTGCCCGCACAGCTCAGCGCCACGCAGGTGCGCGACAGCATCGGCGCGCTTTCAAGCTGGCCCAAGCGGGCGCTGTATGACGAGAAGGGCCAGGCCATCGCCCCCGGCCTGCGCACCGCAATTGAAGCCAACCTCGGCCTCGACGCGGTTCCTGCGCAGGTCGCACCGTCGTACGGGCTGGTGGTGAAGCGCGCCGCGCTGCGCACCTTCCCCACCCGTCAGCGTGTTTTCAGCACCGTCGGCGACACCGATATCGACCGTTTCCAGGAATCGGCGCTGTTCCCCGGTGACAAGGTAGCCGTGGTCCACCGCAGTGCCGATGACCGCTGGCTGTTCGTGCACAGCGAGCGCTACAGCGCCTGGATCGAAGCCGATGCCGTGGCCAGTGGTGACAAGGCCACGGTGCTCGGCTACGGCGCGAAGGGCCCGTACCGCATCGTCACCGGTGCCACCGCGCACACCGCCTACACACCGGAAGAACCGCGTGTATCGCGCCTGCAGCTGGACATGGGCGTGCGCCTGCCGGTGCTGGCCGACTGGCCCGCCGCCGAACCGGTGAACGGGCAACAGGCACACGCTTCGTGGGTGGTGCAGCTGCCGGTGCGCGAGGCAGATGGCCGCCTGCGCCTGGTGCCGGCGCTGCTGCCACGCTCGCAGGACACCGCCGCCGACTACCTGCCGCTGACTCCGCGCCTGCTGCTGCAGCAATCGTTCAAGTTCCTCGGCGAGCGCTACGGCTGGGGCCACGACTACGACACCCGCGACTGCAGCGGATTCGTGTCGGAGATCTACCGCAGCTTCGGTGTACTGTTGCCGCGCAATACCAGCGCACAGGCGATCAGCCCCGCGCTGGACCGCCTGCCGTTCACCAGCAAGGACAGCAAGGCCGTGCGCGACCGCGCCGTCACCGATCTGCAGGTGGGCGATCTGGTCTACATCCCCGGCCACGTGATGATGGCCATCGGCCACATCGACGGTCGCACCTGGGTGATCCACGATACCGCGGGCGGCAGCTGGTTCGGCGCCGACGGCAAGCGTGTGCAGGCCCATCTCAATGGCGTATCGGTCACGCCGCTGGAGCCGATGATGGCCAGCGACAGCGTCCGCTACATCGACCGCATCACCAACATCCAACGCCTGCGTGCCAAGAATCCCTGA
- a CDS encoding transglutaminase-like domain-containing protein, translating to MDPAVRKPSLPVAAGLCAALLLWAWAAPAADQRSAVDREQETRLIDLVDSGRFRDVDATFAADGVPAPADFQYERMRRIKMDFSLDEAAAKAAVRRWIPNLTDEEFARWDQQGLIEHYDIDGTRWYFKRAPSNLFLLSDEARARRRADAPMPPPGPNEVLNAHHARVVAVSEQSGTTSVLPQRIEFTQSLTVKADTVPAGETVRAWIPYPREIPGQQERVQWIASSPGKARIAPASIQQRTAYLEAKAVAGKPTHFEIRYAVTIFARHTAIDATKVQSTPNDPALKPYLAEQLPHVRFTPALKLFSDQVLQGETRPYEVVRRLFAAVDRIPWAGAREYSTISNISDYALRAGHADCGQQTLLLIALLRMNGIPARWQSGMVYSDDGSGYNNLHDWGQVYLAPYGWLPMDVTTGALASDTPALRDFYLGGLDGYRIAFNDDFGQAFVPAKKHYRSETVDSQRGEAEWSGGNLYFDQWSYDFQWRVLPAGQR from the coding sequence GTGGATCCTGCCGTTCGCAAACCGTCTCTGCCTGTCGCTGCCGGACTATGCGCCGCGCTGCTGCTGTGGGCGTGGGCGGCACCGGCCGCGGATCAGCGCAGTGCCGTCGATCGTGAGCAGGAAACGCGGTTGATCGATCTGGTCGACAGCGGTCGCTTCAGGGATGTCGATGCGACGTTCGCCGCAGACGGAGTGCCCGCACCCGCCGACTTCCAGTACGAGCGCATGCGCCGCATCAAGATGGATTTCAGCCTCGACGAAGCCGCAGCCAAGGCCGCCGTGCGTCGCTGGATTCCCAACCTGACCGACGAGGAGTTCGCGCGCTGGGACCAGCAGGGGTTGATCGAGCACTACGATATCGACGGCACGCGCTGGTACTTCAAGCGCGCACCGTCGAACTTGTTCCTGCTCAGCGACGAGGCGCGTGCGCGTCGTCGGGCAGATGCGCCTATGCCACCGCCCGGCCCGAATGAAGTGCTCAATGCGCATCATGCACGCGTGGTTGCTGTCTCCGAACAGAGCGGCACGACATCTGTGCTGCCGCAGCGCATCGAATTCACCCAGTCGCTCACGGTCAAGGCCGACACCGTGCCGGCCGGCGAAACCGTACGTGCATGGATTCCGTACCCGCGCGAGATTCCCGGCCAGCAGGAGCGCGTGCAGTGGATTGCCAGTTCGCCGGGCAAGGCGCGCATCGCCCCGGCCAGCATCCAGCAGCGCACCGCCTATCTGGAAGCCAAGGCCGTCGCTGGCAAGCCGACGCACTTTGAAATCCGCTATGCGGTGACGATCTTCGCGCGCCACACGGCAATCGACGCGACCAAGGTGCAGTCGACGCCGAATGATCCTGCATTGAAGCCCTATCTGGCCGAGCAGCTGCCGCACGTGCGCTTCACCCCGGCGTTGAAGCTGTTCTCCGACCAGGTGCTGCAGGGCGAGACACGCCCATATGAAGTGGTACGCAGGCTGTTCGCGGCGGTCGACCGCATTCCGTGGGCAGGGGCGCGTGAGTACTCGACGATCAGCAACATCAGCGACTACGCGCTGCGTGCCGGCCACGCCGATTGCGGGCAGCAGACCCTGCTGCTGATCGCCCTGCTGCGCATGAACGGCATTCCCGCGCGCTGGCAGTCGGGCATGGTGTATTCCGACGATGGCAGCGGCTACAACAACCTGCACGACTGGGGACAGGTCTACCTGGCGCCGTATGGCTGGCTGCCGATGGATGTGACCACCGGTGCGCTGGCCAGCGACACGCCCGCGCTGCGTGATTTCTACCTCGGTGGCCTCGATGGCTACCGCATCGCGTTCAACGACGATTTCGGCCAGGCCTTCGTGCCGGCCAAAAAGCACTACCGCTCGGAAACGGTCGACTCGCAGCGCGGCGAGGCCGAGTGGTCAGGCGGCAACCTGTACTTCGACCAATGGAGCTACGACTTCCAGTGGCGGGTACTGCCAGCCGGGCAACGCTAG